A window of the Microvirga terrae genome harbors these coding sequences:
- a CDS encoding transketolase, whose product MTTSHAAPRAPQPSLSNVSLADRAYRIRRNALRMGEVQGQGYIAQALGIADVLAVSYFHAMRYRPEDPEWEERDRFLLSIGHYAIALYAALIEAGIIPEDELESYGTDDSRLPMSGMAAYTPGMEITGGSLGHGLGLAVGFSLGLKRKQSKSFVYCLFSDGELGEGSIWEGAWSASHWKLDNLIGLVDVNNQQADGPASQVTGFEPLAERFASFGWHVQRVDGNDIDALVAAFDEARNLAEQKPRIIICDTKMAKGVPFLEERERNHFLRVEPNEWRKAIELLDAGRTS is encoded by the coding sequence ATGACCACGAGCCACGCGGCGCCACGGGCTCCGCAGCCGTCCCTGTCCAACGTGTCCCTGGCGGACCGCGCCTACCGCATCCGCCGCAACGCGCTTCGCATGGGCGAGGTCCAGGGCCAGGGCTACATCGCCCAGGCGCTCGGCATCGCGGACGTGCTGGCGGTGTCGTATTTCCACGCCATGCGCTACCGGCCCGAGGATCCGGAATGGGAGGAGCGCGACCGCTTCCTGCTCTCCATCGGCCACTACGCGATCGCCCTCTACGCGGCCCTGATCGAGGCCGGGATCATCCCGGAGGACGAGCTCGAGAGCTACGGCACCGACGACAGCCGCCTGCCCATGTCCGGCATGGCCGCCTACACGCCCGGCATGGAGATCACCGGCGGGTCGCTCGGGCACGGCCTCGGCCTCGCGGTGGGCTTCTCCCTGGGCCTGAAGCGCAAGCAGTCGAAGTCCTTCGTCTATTGCCTGTTCTCCGACGGCGAGCTCGGCGAGGGGTCGATCTGGGAGGGCGCCTGGTCGGCGAGCCACTGGAAGCTCGACAACCTGATCGGCCTCGTCGACGTGAACAACCAGCAGGCGGACGGCCCGGCCTCCCAGGTCACGGGCTTCGAGCCGCTGGCCGAGCGCTTCGCATCCTTCGGCTGGCATGTGCAGCGCGTCGACGGCAACGACATCGACGCCCTCGTGGCGGCCTTCGACGAGGCCAGGAACCTGGCCGAGCAGAAGCCGCGCATCATCATCTGCGACACCAAGATGGCCAAGGGCGTGCCGTTCCTCGAGGAGCGCGAGCGCAACCACTTCCTGCGGGTGGAGCCGAACGAGTGGCGAAAGGCCATCGAACTCTTGGACGCCGGGAGGACATCATGA
- a CDS encoding TRAP transporter small permease: MTRVAPLPHHERELATGSGALALARIIDRAVAFACQAVILLTGIALLAILTANVVARYVLESGGFRFAQELPERLFPWFIMAGVALAVQKGGHMAVESVLSRLNRNGARLMLLVGHAIIMASYAVLAWEAFGVADIVSIETSPVLGLSSSYSYYALALGCIAVILTTFALALRVAVLGPEAMPTPDPEETGI; this comes from the coding sequence ATGACGCGCGTCGCCCCTCTCCCCCACCACGAGCGTGAGCTGGCCACGGGGAGCGGCGCGCTCGCCCTGGCCAGGATCATCGACCGCGCGGTGGCCTTCGCCTGCCAGGCGGTGATCCTGCTCACCGGAATCGCCCTGCTGGCGATCCTCACGGCGAATGTCGTCGCCCGCTACGTCCTGGAAAGCGGCGGCTTCCGCTTCGCCCAGGAACTGCCCGAGCGCCTCTTCCCGTGGTTCATCATGGCCGGCGTGGCGCTCGCCGTTCAGAAGGGCGGCCACATGGCGGTCGAGTCCGTCCTGTCCCGCCTGAACAGGAACGGCGCCCGCCTCATGCTCCTCGTCGGCCACGCCATCATCATGGCGTCCTATGCCGTCCTGGCCTGGGAGGCGTTCGGCGTCGCCGACATCGTGTCCATCGAGACGAGCCCCGTGCTCGGCCTGTCGAGCAGCTACAGCTATTACGCTCTGGCGCTGGGCTGCATCGCCGTCATCCTGACCACCTTCGCGCTTGCCCTGCGGGTCGCCGTGCTCGGCCCCGAGGCCATGCCGACCCCCGATCCGGAGGAGACCGGCATATGA
- a CDS encoding TRAP transporter substrate-binding protein gives MKSTISRRTLIAGAFAAPAVLTLPRGAQAATNLTLGHNAAPGNPRSIATERFGELVKERTGGRISVRVAGSEQLGNEQSLLTSLRTGAVDMTVNSQGSTSALVPELAALGLPFLFEDSAAAFKVLEGPIGEELAQRFSKVQMVPLGWWDNGIRHITNSKRPVAKPADLKGLKIRTPPDPMTIDIFQALGAGTEQISFGELYVALQQGVVDGQENPLTNIASSKLFEVNKFISLSGHKWESSPFLMSQITWTRLPAADREIIKAAAKEAGDLQRKLFAENEAKFNSEFRANPKLAVNEVDKPAFREASAKVVDTWRAKPFGEFVDRLAKTARS, from the coding sequence ATGAAGAGCACGATTTCACGCCGGACGCTGATCGCCGGAGCCTTCGCGGCACCGGCCGTCCTGACGCTGCCCCGCGGCGCCCAGGCGGCCACCAACCTGACCCTCGGCCACAACGCGGCGCCCGGCAATCCGCGAAGCATCGCCACCGAGCGCTTCGGCGAACTGGTCAAGGAGCGCACCGGCGGACGCATCAGCGTGCGCGTCGCCGGATCCGAGCAGCTCGGCAACGAGCAGTCCCTGCTCACGAGCCTGCGCACCGGCGCGGTCGACATGACCGTCAACAGCCAGGGCTCCACCTCGGCGCTCGTGCCGGAGCTCGCCGCGCTCGGCCTGCCGTTCCTGTTCGAGGACAGCGCCGCGGCCTTCAAGGTGCTGGAAGGCCCGATCGGCGAGGAGCTCGCCCAGCGCTTCTCCAAGGTCCAGATGGTTCCCCTCGGCTGGTGGGACAACGGCATCCGCCACATCACCAACAGCAAGCGGCCCGTCGCCAAGCCGGCCGACCTGAAGGGCCTGAAGATCCGCACGCCCCCTGACCCGATGACCATCGACATCTTCCAGGCGCTCGGGGCGGGAACGGAACAGATCAGCTTCGGCGAACTCTATGTGGCTCTCCAGCAGGGCGTCGTGGACGGGCAGGAGAACCCGCTGACGAATATCGCCAGCTCCAAGCTGTTCGAGGTGAACAAGTTCATCAGCCTCTCGGGCCACAAATGGGAGAGCTCGCCGTTCCTCATGTCGCAGATCACCTGGACGCGGCTGCCCGCCGCCGACCGGGAGATCATCAAGGCGGCCGCCAAGGAGGCGGGCGACCTGCAGCGCAAGCTGTTCGCCGAGAACGAGGCCAAGTTCAACAGCGAGTTCCGGGCCAATCCGAAGCTCGCCGTCAACGAAGTCGACAAGCCGGCCTTCCGCGAGGCCTCCGCCAAGGTGGTCGACACCTGGCGCGCGAAGCCCTTCGGCGAGTTCGTCGACCGGCTCGCGAAAACCGCCCGGAGCTGA
- a CDS encoding carbohydrate ABC transporter permease: MVDAALTRAGATTASARTPLMQNKAFLGLLFMLPAALFLVVFLSYPLGLGVWLGFTDTRIGRSGVFVGLENYQLLWEDSIFWLSVFNTILYTVVASILKFMLGLWLALLLNEHLPFKAFIRAIVLLPWVVPTVLSAIAFWWIYDAQFSIISWALMKIGLIDSPINFLGSPNNARATVIFTNVWRGIPFVAITLLAGLQTISPSLHEAATLDGATSWQRFRFITLPMLSPLIAVVMTFSVLFTFTDFQLIYVLTRGGPLNATHLMATLSFQRAIPGGQLGEGAAIAVAMVPFLLSAILFSYFGLQRRRWQQGGTDA, translated from the coding sequence ATGGTCGATGCCGCCCTTACCCGCGCCGGCGCGACGACTGCGTCCGCCCGCACGCCGCTCATGCAGAACAAGGCTTTTCTCGGCCTGCTCTTCATGCTCCCGGCGGCGCTTTTTCTTGTCGTCTTCCTGTCGTACCCGCTGGGGCTCGGCGTCTGGCTCGGCTTCACCGACACGCGCATCGGTCGCTCGGGCGTCTTCGTCGGGCTGGAGAACTACCAGCTGCTCTGGGAAGACAGCATCTTCTGGCTCTCGGTGTTCAACACGATCCTGTACACCGTGGTGGCGTCGATCCTGAAGTTCATGCTGGGCCTCTGGCTTGCGCTTCTCCTCAACGAGCATCTGCCGTTCAAGGCCTTCATCCGCGCCATCGTGCTCCTGCCCTGGGTGGTTCCGACCGTGCTGTCGGCCATCGCCTTCTGGTGGATCTACGACGCCCAGTTCTCGATCATCTCCTGGGCGCTCATGAAGATCGGATTGATCGATTCGCCGATCAACTTCCTGGGCTCTCCGAACAACGCCCGCGCAACGGTGATCTTCACCAATGTCTGGCGCGGCATCCCGTTCGTGGCGATCACGCTGCTGGCGGGCCTTCAGACGATCTCGCCCTCGCTCCATGAGGCGGCGACGCTGGACGGCGCCACCTCCTGGCAGCGGTTCCGATTCATCACCCTGCCCATGCTCTCGCCGCTGATCGCCGTGGTGATGACCTTCTCGGTGCTGTTCACCTTCACGGATTTCCAGCTCATCTACGTGCTGACCCGCGGTGGGCCGCTCAACGCGACGCATCTCATGGCGACCCTGAGCTTCCAGCGGGCCATCCCCGGCGGCCAGCTCGGCGAGGGCGCGGCCATCGCCGTGGCCATGGTGCCGTTCCTTCTCTCTGCCATTCTGTTCAGTTATTTCGGGCTGCAGCGCCGCCGCTGGCAGCAGGGAGGAACCGACGCATGA
- a CDS encoding SDR family NAD(P)-dependent oxidoreductase: MLLEGKTAVISGAASPRGIGLATARLFARHGARVAILDIDGSGAREAAASLGPQHVGIGCNVTDLDDCRRAADEAITAFGQVDILLNNAGVTQPVKTMEIDGASWRRIVDVNLTGVLYLSQAFIPHMRSRGRGSIACMSSVSAQRGGGIFGGPHYSAAKAGVLGLAKAMARELGPDGIRVNCVTPGLIQTDITGGKLTDEMRRDILKGIPLNRLGDAEDVAGAYLFLASDLSAYVTGAVIDVNGGMLIH, translated from the coding sequence ATGCTACTCGAAGGAAAGACCGCGGTCATTTCCGGCGCGGCGAGCCCGCGCGGGATCGGCCTCGCCACCGCCCGCCTCTTCGCGCGCCACGGCGCCAGGGTGGCGATTCTCGACATCGACGGATCGGGCGCCAGGGAGGCGGCTGCCTCCCTCGGGCCGCAGCACGTCGGGATCGGCTGCAACGTCACGGACCTCGACGATTGCCGGCGCGCCGCCGACGAGGCCATCACGGCCTTCGGGCAGGTCGACATCCTGCTCAACAATGCCGGCGTCACCCAGCCGGTGAAGACCATGGAGATCGACGGGGCGAGCTGGCGCCGCATCGTCGACGTGAACCTCACCGGCGTCCTCTACCTGAGCCAGGCGTTCATTCCGCACATGCGCTCCCGCGGCCGCGGGTCGATCGCCTGCATGTCGTCGGTCTCGGCACAGCGCGGCGGCGGAATCTTCGGCGGGCCGCACTACTCGGCCGCCAAGGCCGGCGTGCTCGGCCTCGCGAAGGCGATGGCGCGGGAGCTGGGGCCGGACGGCATCCGGGTCAACTGCGTCACGCCCGGGCTGATCCAGACCGACATCACGGGCGGCAAGCTCACCGACGAGATGCGCCGGGACATCCTGAAGGGCATTCCCCTCAACCGCCTCGGCGACGCCGAGGACGTGGCCGGAGCCTACCTGTTCCTCGCGTCCGACCTGTCCGCCTACGTCACCGGCGCCGTCATCGACGTGAACGGCGGCATGCTGATCCACTGA
- a CDS encoding transketolase family protein, translating into MRRSKYTRPAWLGEQAEGGQGTADSPRLTTSAMIASLAGPDQRTKPAPFGHALAALAETRPEIVGLTADLAKYTDLHVFAKAHPERFYQMGMAEQLLISAAAGMAREGFMPFATTYAVFAARRAYDFICMAIAEENLNVKIVCALPGLTTGYGPSHQATEDIAIFRGMPNIAIIDPCDAHEIEQAVPAMAAHDGPVYMRLLRGNVPLVLDEYGYTFEFGKAKTLRDGNDVLIVSSGLMTMRALEAAEALANDNVDVAVLHVPTIKPLDEATILKETSRTGRMVVVAENHTIVGGLGEAVAGLLMRSGVFPTAFRQIALPDEFLDAGALPTLHDRYGLSVAAMTRSIKGWL; encoded by the coding sequence ATGAGGCGCTCGAAATACACCCGTCCCGCCTGGCTGGGCGAACAGGCGGAAGGCGGACAGGGCACGGCGGACAGCCCGCGGCTCACCACCTCGGCGATGATCGCGTCGCTCGCCGGGCCCGACCAGCGCACCAAGCCCGCCCCGTTCGGCCACGCCCTCGCGGCGCTCGCCGAGACCCGGCCGGAGATCGTCGGCCTGACGGCGGACCTCGCCAAGTACACGGACCTGCACGTCTTCGCCAAGGCGCATCCGGAGCGCTTCTACCAGATGGGCATGGCCGAGCAGCTCCTGATCAGCGCGGCCGCCGGCATGGCCCGGGAAGGCTTCATGCCGTTCGCCACCACCTACGCGGTGTTCGCCGCGCGCCGGGCCTACGACTTCATCTGCATGGCGATCGCCGAGGAAAACCTCAACGTGAAGATCGTCTGCGCCCTCCCCGGCCTGACCACCGGCTACGGGCCGAGCCATCAGGCCACCGAGGACATCGCGATCTTCCGCGGCATGCCGAACATCGCCATCATCGATCCGTGCGACGCCCACGAGATCGAGCAGGCCGTGCCCGCCATGGCGGCCCATGACGGCCCGGTCTACATGCGGCTCCTGCGCGGCAACGTCCCGCTCGTCCTCGACGAGTACGGCTACACGTTCGAGTTCGGCAAGGCCAAGACCCTGCGCGACGGCAACGACGTGCTGATCGTCTCGTCCGGCCTGATGACCATGCGGGCCCTCGAAGCCGCCGAGGCGCTCGCGAACGACAATGTCGACGTCGCTGTGCTGCACGTGCCGACCATCAAGCCCCTGGACGAGGCGACGATCCTGAAGGAGACCTCGCGCACCGGCCGCATGGTGGTCGTGGCGGAGAACCACACGATCGTCGGCGGCCTCGGCGAGGCGGTGGCCGGCCTTCTGATGCGCTCGGGCGTGTTCCCGACGGCCTTCCGCCAGATCGCCCTGCCGGATGAATTCCTGGACGCCGGTGCCCTGCCGACCCTGCACGACCGCTACGGCCTGTCGGTCGCCGCCATGACGCGCAGCATCAAGGGCTGGCTCTAG
- a CDS encoding acyl-CoA thioesterase, whose translation MTPEELHARLPVIRTIAMPSDTNPAGDIFGGWLMSQMDLAAGNAAARRARGRCVTVAVDGMAFHSPVHVGDEVSVYADLISTGRTSMKFQVEAWRRSRDGDEQIKVTEAIFTFVAIDSGSRPRPLPPG comes from the coding sequence ATGACGCCGGAAGAGTTGCACGCACGCCTGCCGGTCATCCGCACCATCGCCATGCCGTCCGACACCAACCCGGCCGGCGACATCTTCGGCGGCTGGCTGATGTCCCAGATGGATCTGGCCGCCGGCAACGCGGCCGCCAGACGGGCGCGAGGGCGCTGCGTCACCGTGGCGGTCGACGGCATGGCGTTCCATTCGCCCGTCCATGTGGGCGACGAGGTCTCGGTCTATGCGGACCTGATCTCCACCGGGCGGACCTCCATGAAGTTCCAGGTCGAGGCCTGGCGGCGCTCGCGCGACGGCGACGAGCAGATCAAGGTCACCGAGGCCATCTTCACGTTCGTCGCGATCGACAGCGGATCGCGCCCGCGTCCCCTGCCGCCGGGGTAG
- a CDS encoding ABC transporter substrate-binding protein codes for MTLSRRDLLLGTAGLAGAAGTGLLNAGPAFAQAAAPQYKPEQGATLRVLRWTPFVKGDEDSWLANTKKFTEATGVEVRVDKESWEDIRPKAAVAANVGSGPDVMLVWFDDPFQYPDKLLDVTDIGNSFASKYGGYYPGPEGYAKQGDKFIALPLAAIGNGILYRESMIKQAGFSKFPEKSDEFLELCKALKAKSKPAGFALGKAVGDGNNFAHWIVWSHGGKMVDESGKVVINSPETIKALQYARELYQTFIPGTESWLDINNNRVFLAGDVSVTANGVSLYYSAKNDPKMAEMAQDIRSTTLPVGPVGQPVELHQTTSAVIFKYTKFPNAARAYLQFMLDKPQMDAWITGSSAYCCPPLKGLIDNPVWTSDPVHEPYKRASSTLRPNGYAGPLGYASAATMADYVMVDMVAEAATGQRTPEEAAKRAEQRANRYYRV; via the coding sequence ATGACCCTGTCTAGACGTGATCTGCTTCTTGGGACCGCCGGCCTTGCGGGCGCGGCGGGAACCGGGCTTCTGAATGCCGGGCCGGCCTTCGCGCAGGCGGCCGCCCCGCAATACAAGCCGGAGCAGGGCGCGACCCTGCGCGTGCTGCGCTGGACCCCCTTCGTGAAGGGCGACGAGGATTCCTGGCTCGCCAACACGAAGAAGTTCACCGAGGCGACCGGCGTCGAGGTGCGCGTCGACAAGGAGAGCTGGGAGGACATCCGGCCGAAGGCGGCGGTCGCGGCGAATGTCGGCTCGGGGCCGGACGTGATGCTCGTCTGGTTCGACGATCCGTTCCAGTATCCGGACAAGCTCCTCGACGTCACGGACATCGGCAACAGCTTCGCCAGCAAATATGGCGGCTATTATCCGGGTCCCGAGGGCTATGCCAAGCAGGGCGACAAGTTCATCGCGCTTCCGCTTGCGGCGATCGGCAACGGCATTCTCTACCGCGAGAGCATGATCAAGCAGGCGGGCTTCTCGAAATTCCCCGAGAAGTCGGACGAGTTCCTTGAACTGTGCAAGGCGCTCAAGGCGAAGAGCAAGCCGGCCGGGTTCGCGCTCGGCAAGGCGGTCGGCGACGGCAACAACTTCGCCCATTGGATCGTCTGGAGCCACGGCGGCAAGATGGTCGACGAGAGCGGCAAGGTGGTCATCAACTCGCCCGAGACGATCAAGGCGCTGCAATATGCCCGCGAGCTCTACCAGACCTTCATTCCGGGCACGGAGAGCTGGCTCGACATCAACAACAACCGCGTCTTCCTGGCCGGCGACGTGTCCGTGACGGCGAACGGCGTCTCGCTCTACTACTCGGCCAAGAACGACCCGAAGATGGCCGAGATGGCGCAGGACATCCGCTCGACGACCCTGCCGGTCGGCCCGGTCGGCCAGCCCGTCGAGCTGCACCAGACCACCTCGGCGGTGATCTTCAAGTACACGAAGTTCCCGAACGCGGCGCGCGCCTATCTGCAGTTCATGCTCGACAAGCCGCAGATGGACGCGTGGATCACCGGTTCGAGCGCCTATTGCTGCCCGCCTCTGAAGGGCCTGATCGACAATCCGGTCTGGACCTCGGATCCGGTCCACGAGCCCTACAAGCGGGCGTCGTCGACCCTGCGGCCCAACGGTTACGCCGGTCCGCTCGGCTATGCCTCGGCGGCCACGATGGCGGATTACGTCATGGTGGACATGGTGGCCGAGGCTGCCACCGGGCAGCGTACGCCCGAGGAAGCGGCCAAGCGCGCCGAGCAGCGGGCGAACCGCTACTACCGCGTCTGA
- a CDS encoding LysR substrate-binding domain-containing protein has protein sequence MLQQVPLSFLRIFEAAGRTGSFRAASAELNLTPSAVSHAIRKLEQALGIPLFDRETRNVRLSYEGEALMRHVGRAFEELRRGMEVVSTRGPMLLRLHSAPSFAAQWLTPRLAAFLKQHPGVDVRLAAGTDYTRFTSDEFDADIVYGAPRTEGLIVVPLGEETITPLCAPDLAATIGTPEDLYHHVLIQTDSKQIQWADWFSANGLSGPSPNGSRFDRSFLAIAAAAEGLGVALESTRLAERELASGRLVMPLEGRSNAVRYVGHNLVFPRYVRQRRPLRAFTEWLVAELEIKSPIPLVGT, from the coding sequence ATGCTTCAGCAGGTTCCGCTCTCCTTCCTCCGGATCTTCGAGGCGGCTGGCCGGACCGGGTCGTTCCGGGCGGCCTCCGCGGAGCTCAACCTGACCCCGAGCGCGGTCAGCCACGCGATCCGCAAGCTCGAGCAGGCGCTCGGCATCCCGCTGTTCGACCGCGAGACGCGCAACGTGCGGCTGAGCTACGAGGGCGAGGCGCTGATGCGCCATGTCGGCCGGGCCTTCGAGGAACTGCGGCGCGGCATGGAGGTCGTGTCCACCCGCGGCCCCATGCTCCTGCGCCTGCACTCGGCGCCGAGCTTCGCCGCGCAGTGGCTGACGCCGCGCCTGGCGGCGTTCCTGAAACAGCATCCGGGCGTGGACGTGCGGCTTGCCGCCGGAACCGACTACACGCGCTTCACGTCGGACGAGTTCGACGCCGACATCGTCTACGGGGCGCCGCGCACGGAAGGGCTGATCGTCGTGCCTCTCGGGGAGGAAACGATCACGCCGCTCTGCGCGCCCGACCTCGCCGCGACGATCGGCACGCCGGAGGACCTGTACCACCATGTCCTGATCCAGACCGACAGCAAGCAGATCCAATGGGCCGACTGGTTTTCCGCGAACGGGCTCTCCGGACCCTCGCCGAACGGGAGCCGGTTCGACCGCAGCTTCCTGGCCATCGCGGCGGCCGCGGAGGGACTCGGCGTCGCGCTCGAATCCACCCGCCTGGCCGAGCGGGAACTCGCCTCGGGACGGCTGGTCATGCCCCTGGAGGGCCGGTCGAACGCGGTCCGGTATGTCGGCCACAACCTGGTGTTCCCGCGCTATGTCCGGCAGCGCCGCCCTTTGCGGGCCTTCACCGAATGGCTGGTGGCCGAGCTCGAGATCAAGTCCCCGATCCCGCTCGTCGGGACCTGA
- a CDS encoding TRAP transporter large permease codes for MSIVLIIVFTILMLLAIPVGHALVIAAGATLAWQGELPLMIVAQQMYQQTQSFPMLALPFFMMAGSLMLGGKLGHELLSFATKSMQRWRGGPLSTTVVASVVFGGVSGSAVANASALGSVLIPWQKKQGYPAGLCAANNATSAVIDILIPPSIPLILYSLVSGVSIADLFTAGILPGILMAGGFVLTCSWIARRRGIHSEDPAVSRMELLKLAVLSGPALLMPILILLGLRFGIATPTEISVLAVVYALALSALFYRDLTWKRFYHSLIESGIATGVVMLVIMGSAIVGWILTFDEVPIRFAEWVTATISNPLLVILAMNILLLVVGMPLDLPPAILLLGPIFVPLAATIGLDPVQLGIIMVLNLGIGLYTPPIGTTLFISSSIARSSLADTTRELWPFFGVAMLVLLAVSYIPTLTIY; via the coding sequence ATGAGCATCGTTCTCATCATCGTCTTCACGATCCTCATGCTGCTGGCGATCCCCGTGGGCCACGCGCTGGTGATCGCCGCCGGAGCGACGCTTGCCTGGCAGGGCGAGCTGCCCCTGATGATCGTCGCGCAGCAGATGTACCAGCAGACGCAGTCCTTCCCGATGCTGGCCCTGCCCTTCTTCATGATGGCCGGCAGCCTGATGCTCGGCGGCAAGCTGGGGCACGAGCTTCTGTCCTTCGCCACCAAGTCGATGCAGCGCTGGCGCGGCGGTCCACTCTCGACAACCGTCGTCGCCTCCGTGGTGTTCGGCGGCGTCTCCGGAAGCGCGGTCGCCAATGCCAGCGCGCTGGGCTCGGTGCTGATTCCCTGGCAGAAGAAGCAGGGCTACCCGGCCGGGCTGTGCGCGGCCAACAACGCGACGTCGGCGGTGATCGACATCCTCATTCCGCCGTCGATCCCGCTGATCCTCTACTCCCTCGTCAGCGGCGTCAGCATCGCGGATCTGTTCACGGCGGGCATTCTGCCGGGCATCCTGATGGCCGGCGGCTTCGTCCTGACCTGCAGCTGGATCGCGCGGCGGCGCGGCATCCACTCGGAGGACCCGGCCGTCAGCCGGATGGAGCTTCTCAAGCTGGCGGTGCTGAGCGGTCCCGCCCTCCTGATGCCGATCCTCATCTTGCTCGGTCTGCGCTTCGGCATCGCCACGCCGACCGAGATCTCCGTCTTGGCCGTCGTCTATGCACTGGCCCTCAGCGCCCTCTTCTACCGCGACCTCACCTGGAAGCGCTTCTATCACAGCCTGATCGAGTCCGGCATCGCGACCGGGGTCGTCATGCTGGTGATCATGGGCAGCGCCATCGTGGGCTGGATCCTGACCTTCGACGAGGTTCCGATCCGCTTCGCCGAGTGGGTCACGGCCACGATCAGCAATCCCCTGCTGGTGATCCTGGCCATGAACATCCTGCTGCTGGTCGTCGGCATGCCGCTGGACCTGCCGCCGGCGATCCTGCTCCTCGGGCCGATCTTCGTGCCCCTGGCGGCGACGATCGGGCTCGATCCGGTGCAGCTCGGCATCATCATGGTGCTCAATCTCGGCATCGGGCTCTACACGCCCCCGATCGGCACGACGCTGTTCATCTCCTCGTCGATCGCGCGATCGTCCCTGGCGGACACGACCCGAGAGCTGTGGCCGTTCTTCGGCGTGGCCATGCTGGTGCTTCTCGCCGTCAGCTACATTCCCACCCTGACGATCTACTGA
- a CDS encoding carbohydrate ABC transporter permease: MTSSARPVSPAAADDTVGMSYLNRTPQRLLTVYLPLGIFVIVLLFPFYWMTITALKPNEELNNFRDYNPFWPASPTLQNIKYLLFETSYPGWLVNTMVVAIGSTILSLAASVFAAYAIERVRFPGSRWTGLAIFLAYLVPPSILFIPLAVMIFKFGIYDSKLALIFTYPTFLIPFCTWLLMGYFRSIPYELEECALVDGASRWQILTRIMLPLAVPGLISAGIFAFTLSWNEFIYALTFIQSSENKTVPVGVLTELVRGDVYEWGALMAGALLGSLPVVLLYSFFVDYYVSSMTGAVKE; encoded by the coding sequence ATGACCTCGAGCGCCAGACCCGTCAGCCCTGCCGCCGCCGACGATACCGTCGGCATGAGCTATCTGAACCGCACGCCGCAAAGGCTGCTCACGGTTTACCTGCCCCTGGGCATCTTCGTGATCGTCCTCCTGTTCCCGTTCTACTGGATGACGATCACGGCCCTGAAGCCCAACGAGGAGCTGAACAACTTCCGCGACTACAATCCGTTCTGGCCGGCCAGCCCGACCCTGCAGAACATCAAGTATCTCCTGTTCGAGACCTCCTATCCGGGCTGGCTCGTCAACACGATGGTGGTGGCCATCGGGTCGACCATCCTGTCGCTCGCCGCGTCGGTGTTCGCCGCCTATGCGATCGAGCGCGTGCGCTTTCCCGGCTCGCGCTGGACCGGCCTTGCGATCTTCCTGGCCTATCTGGTGCCGCCCTCGATCCTGTTCATTCCGCTCGCCGTGATGATCTTCAAGTTCGGGATCTACGATTCGAAGCTTGCCCTGATCTTCACTTATCCGACCTTCCTGATCCCGTTCTGCACCTGGCTGCTGATGGGCTATTTCCGGTCGATTCCCTACGAGCTGGAGGAATGCGCGCTGGTCGACGGGGCCTCGCGCTGGCAGATCCTGACCCGGATCATGCTGCCGCTCGCGGTGCCGGGCCTCATCTCGGCCGGCATCTTCGCCTTCACGCTCTCCTGGAACGAGTTCATCTACGCACTCACCTTCATCCAGTCGTCGGAGAACAAGACCGTGCCGGTGGGCGTGCTGACCGAGCTCGTGCGCGGCGACGTCTACGAATGGGGAGCCCTCATGGCGGGGGCGCTTCTGGGCTCGCTCCCGGTCGTGCTGCTCTACTCGTTCTTCGTCGATTACTACGTGTCGTCGATGACGGGCGCCGTGAAGGAATAG